From a single Planctellipticum variicoloris genomic region:
- a CDS encoding GxxExxY protein, with protein sequence MRENELSGIIADAAMKVHRMLEPGLFESVYHRLLLHELTSRGLSVDSKQRIADSLR encoded by the coding sequence ATGCGGGAGAATGAGCTTTCCGGAATCATTGCTGACGCGGCGATGAAGGTGCATAGGATGCTGGAACCTGGACTGTTTGAATCAGTGTATCATCGGTTGCTCCTGCACGAGTTGACGTCTCGCGGGCTTTCAGTTGATTCGAAACAACGCATTGCAGATTCGTTACGATGA
- the pyrE gene encoding orotate phosphoribosyltransferase encodes MYDRQQLIRLFHERALKFGDFTLASGKKSTYYLDGKQISLHSAGLRLVSFGLLELLKDVDYAAIGGMSIGADPIVGGVLTAAGELDRKLDGFLVRKEAKGHGTNRYVEGPVQPGSKVVVIDDVVTTGGSALLAVDRILEFGCQVVCVVGIVDRKEGGAANFAARGLPFRALLSIEDFGIQPPTV; translated from the coding sequence ATGTACGACCGGCAGCAGTTGATCCGTCTGTTTCACGAGCGGGCCTTGAAGTTCGGCGATTTCACCCTCGCGTCGGGGAAGAAGTCGACCTACTACCTCGACGGCAAGCAGATTTCGCTCCACTCCGCGGGGCTGCGCCTGGTCAGCTTCGGTCTGCTGGAGTTGCTGAAGGATGTCGACTACGCCGCCATTGGCGGCATGTCGATCGGGGCCGACCCGATCGTCGGCGGCGTTCTGACCGCGGCCGGGGAACTCGATCGCAAGCTAGACGGTTTCCTTGTCCGCAAAGAGGCCAAAGGGCACGGCACGAATCGCTACGTCGAAGGCCCCGTGCAGCCCGGCAGCAAGGTGGTCGTCATCGATGATGTCGTGACCACCGGCGGCAGCGCGCTGCTCGCCGTCGACCGCATCCTGGAATTTGGCTGCCAGGTCGTTTGCGTCGTCGGCATCGTCGACCGCAAAGAGGGGGGGGCTGCAAATTTCGCCGCGCGGGGACTGCCATTTCGCGCGCTGCTGTCGATTGAAGACTTCGGCATTCAGCCTCCCACGGTCTGA